The sequence TTACAATTATAAAGTCAAAGATTCTGAGATTATTAGATAATTATCAAGTGGAATACTTAGTCATAATATGATCTTAAGTAGTAAACCATCATTAAAAGTGTTGTTCTTTTTGTACAAATTAATGAGTCACGTACTATTAAGTTTAAAGATTTTAGGATAATGGTGTGTAATATCATATGCTTTTTTGTATGATTCAAAAGAAAATGTGagcaaattaatatatttggtaGCTTATATCTCTGATTTTTCTATGTTATCAagttaaatttgaaatattttaagaaataaagaTGGTTTTATTGGAATAAAAATGCCATGTATTTCATCTTTtctatttatcaatttttttgtttcaagaaGTAAAAAAATGAGATAAAAAGTAGTTTAGTTTATTAGTTATTCGtttcatataaaattatatttggcCTATTTAAAATAGATTATTGTTATGAGATCAGTCGACAATTCACATGCAAGAATCAAGAACAAAGCCAGAAACTAAGAACACGGAGATATAGTGGCTCGGACTAATTGACCTACATCTGCGGGATCCTTTTGATTGCTCCACTCTAACAAAGATTCAATAGTTTACAAGCAATCAGATCCTCACCAACACAGAAGGAATAAAAACTAGCCCGTACAATCAACACAAGAAGAAACCGGCCACCCAGAAGAACTCAAGCTCTCGTGTATAAAAACTGCTTTCAagcttattttgtttattttttgttctCTTTGTTAGAATAGGTATCCAGTTAGCCAACTTTTGACTTGAGCTTTATTGATTCTGATGTAAAaaagatatttattttaataatattttacggttttatccaattatgatatttactttATCTTAATACCTAAACAAGtaacatagataaagtccttgaatatataataggtacTATGAGGTCTGTCTCTTAACATAacaccatgaacaagttcttagttgaATCAGCTGCCTAAGATAAGGATAAAAGTTGCTTGAACTTGAGACTAACATATGTGATGTAAAAGTCATGTTTCATTGTTAAGGGCATgtagatgtccattcatacagatgagtaATCATTTATGATTCACTGAACAACTCTCTCTCGGACTGTCTAAGTGGTTAttacttatcgagtgaaaaagtctgtagttatggttgtacatcatcaGTTCTTTGACCCGAGACAATGTAGATGTTCTACGTACTAAcatgcactttgatctgttTACTGACTTCATTGAAGGTCATCAGGTGATGaagttgggtgtagtttcgaaatacataGGAGAAATATATTGTAGTCGTGGATTTACTGTTTACCTACTagtgaagatatcatatgtgatctgatgagttaatagtataAAAAATCTCTGGCAATAGTAAGACATGTTCATTTTGGAAGATGTTTCATCAGTTGCACATATCATGTCACTActagtactcaaagatacatcacattgttatcgaattcatatgaaactctcgatataccaatggttgcagattcgattgagatatatgatttgaatggacCAAaatgtacgctaaccatgacttaaTGTTTTTGTAgatactatcagtgatacctagagaatcatgAGGAAAatactactagacgctcttatcatgatGAGAATTGAGTTATGAAATTCTTGATCAAGTTGTTGATGAAAAAGAATGAGGTTAATTAGGATAAAcccgaataaaaataaatattattctgaatcacatggagatgtgaaacAACATATAGTTGTATCCATGAACCATTGAATGTCACACAATCCATTGAGATAATcaaagttcaaggagttgaatttgacgactgTAGTTTGACGGAGATCAAACATaatgattataaaaaatttaatgagctgattccataatACGGAAGAAATAAAAGTTagcttaattgctaattgaATAAAGAGAATGAACTGTCTGTTTTGGTGAAAGAGTTCACAAAATTGGCAGCTGCCAAATATGgacagtgaaaattttgatcttcgaaattttcaatttcattatatgTACAGGATTTGTATCCTTGGAACATTCGTGTTGTTGATTGTcaatcggggttataatgattttacaattaattatttaatgaatttggaatttactgATTAAATAACAATACTAATAGTAATGACTACTAATATGTACGaaattatcataaaatattttagaggagtctagaattaattaactaataaattaattaaagaaattaaataattgttatttaattattgtgtctatacatatattatttgtACATGTGTAGATGTATTAATATATGTAcactatatattttatttggagaTATAAAgatgtatttgttaaataaaCATATCATGCATTATCAAGAGTTGATTAATAcatgtgtaaggtccaaaattaaaacgacgtaatccaagtgcatgcaaatctagagaAAATGAGAAATAGCTAATTGAGTTAtattaattgctaaattgattatgtttgatatgtttatatggtttttaaGTAGTTTTTACTTTAATGCTTAAAATGtagttttaaaggttattcgacaTGCAATCaagaaacggagaccgatggttgaaaaatgaaaaatatttttattaaataattatttttaattatgtaaaataaggttgatgctttgtggtattttttaaaataaggagttttgaggtgattttatatgcctagacataatttttatcggtattcgattttcaacaaaaatacgaactttttgacaatTCGGTTAATaatttcacgaactttcctaaacaaaattatttttaaatgcacTATTGGGCTTATTGGACCTATTATCtcatgttaatgggcctaagctaacACACTTTTTATTTAGCAAATAATAAAGCCCAAAACCctacctttttttttatttaaaactcaCGTCTCCCAGCCCATCAACACCACACAACTCTTTCTTCCCTCAAACACATGGCAGACACAATAATTTGCAAGGAAAAGCATCAGCCTTCTCAATTTTTCAAGCAAGGGTCTTCcgttcgtcgtcgttcttcgcatcgtTAACGTAATTTCGTGTGTTATATACGCAAAGNCACACACAATAATTTGCAAGGAAAAGCATCGGCCTTCTCAAGTTTTCAAGCAAAGGTCTTCcgttcgtcgtcgttcttcgcatcgtcaACGTAATTTCGTGTGTTAtatatgcaaaggcacgccataattcttatTTTTCNTCTTGTACAACGTTCGACAaagtcaaactagggttcaactactatatatcaagtgttgaaacatatctacttctgaatccggatcaccacgctaacttgtcctctctctcgtcctcttcttgaccctgatcttgtcccacctattgtcatgcacacatacaaacaagacaacagccggataactccggtgagaatataatctcagtataaacaatgtatacatgcaatgcataaagtcatatacaaaagcataaaccatgtatcacaaaacataaatcgcaatttatgacacattagtgaatacagataaaactttttgactcgtcatctcagactcgactcatctctaatctagggatcccggttcctggatattacaatatactgaatctccgcgataggaatcgatccattcctaagcaacatcgatataaatcaaatatccattgtcttggcatatccgccaatgcctactctgagaatgtgcaatgggccaatgatcactctgtcataatctggcacctctgtcagcgactctcacttgatagctatctgctattctctgcttttctataaatcaatagactaagcatatttaCTCAAATAATATAACAGTATGaaaacaataacatacaagtatgtggtttagggaaactcaagtccaatatgacttaagtcaatctcccggttaacattgatttatacctttctttcgttggTTTCTGACTCAGTCAAAGTCTCGATTTCAAAGCTGTcgatatcaatctgaaatgacatatcgaataggcataatatcaatattcaactcaactcagatctgttctgatcaatattcaatctaattcaatatcgacggcataacggtacaatattgatatccacgtcaactcagacaacaacatatatcaattacaaatcataatcaGTGGTCAATATCATCCATAATCTcataaatctgaataatctcaattcaatatcttaaaatttataataattccataaacaatctgttctttaatctgttctcgattctacgatgtctaatatctcatgAACATCATATgtcaatcatatctgattctgacaatatcataatttcaaataatatcaaaacgtaataaaacttacgtccaattGAAGCCTGCGtcaataggaacacagtaccgaagtcggattcaatatcggacggacggatcttccgcaaacttcaaatttctacaagaaaaggcgtaaggattttcacgATATTCTCTGAAACTCTTCTCGTTTCTTTCTGAGGACTGAAGAAATGAAGTgtgagaatatatatatatatatatatatcatgcatggtgAGGGGCAAGTGGCGCGTTCTTTGccctgcacgtctcgcgcatatgcgcgacctccaccggcgcatatgcgcgacattctctggaatGAAATCGTAGCTACTgggcacctcgcgcatatgcgcgcacctcgtcgcgcatatgcgcgcacctcttcgcgcatgtgcgccaacaTCTCTGGACTTGGCAATCACTAATAcatctcctcgcgcatatgcgcgaggtcctctgtcctcgcgattgacttctcgcgcatatgcgcgcatcttctcgcgcatgtgcgcgtaaATCTCTGCCCGTCCCCCCACGTGTTATCACATACAACCTCAATTACAGTCTCGGATTGATccttctataatcatatcaatttatcaatcaatcatctcaaattaacaggataaaatctcggacATTACACAAAGGCACATCATAATTCTTCCTTTCCTCGTCTATCACACCCTAATATGTATTTGTTTatggtttgcatgaaaaacaaatatctcttttattattttcgttttatgCATAACCATGGGTtttaaagtatgatttttgCATCAAAACATTACATATGTTTACATGAAGGGGTTGCCATGATTAAGGATCAAGATGGGTTGTTTTTACACAAGTCTAGGAGCCATAAGAGGCACGGTAATAGGCTGCACGAGAATaagaacaagctggaaccgaaaTAATGTGTTTTATTGTTAAGGCTTGGTTTTGAGGGAACCATGGTGCATGGCTTGGCTTTGGCGTGACCAGGGCTGAGCTGGGACATGGTTGGGTCAGGAGAGGAGTACTACCCACGCTAGGACTTGAGCACAGCGGCTGGGAAgaagtcctagcaagctaggactttTCCCGAGCCATCGCGCGGGTTGTGCAGCTGTGCACAAGGGGACAAGGCTCAGCCAGGGTGGTCAGGGCTGGGCTAGGATAGGGCTCTAGGGTCCTGAGAGGGTTCATGAGGGGCCGGGTCAGGGACTGACCCCTGACCCGGTGGTTAGAGTCCTAGCAGGTTTATCGTATAGTCCTAGTTTGTTCCACCAAGTCGCGCGGCTCGGGTCCTTCGCACCAGGGGCTGCAGCAAGCTAGGGTTGGTCCAGTGGGTCTAGGAGGGTTCCTAGAGGGTCTGGTCAGAgcttggctcgaggtggctcgggtgcGGCTCGAAGGAAAAAGGGATATGGTTCATAGGTTTTGGTTAGTGTTCGAGAATTAGGGTTTAGATGGCTAAGGTTTGAAATATGGCTCAACGGGGGTcgaatcatggttcacgagggtaaattaaatataaaaagtatatgtttaaaatttgagaattttatattgaagtttgaattaattcgggaatttAACGCTCTACGAATTAATACTTACGAAATAATTAGAAAGCCTCGAagttaagctaaataaaaatataataaatttaatttcagcttaaataattgtttgggatggtctagagtgaacgaaaataagaaaaagtcaaaatcgtgaaattttacgtctagaggtaaaacggtcattttacacctgaaaaatagtaaacgtcatggcagtacccggaatgctgtaaaatatgttaatatgattattttaaatgtttatgaaattttatgatgaaacgttaacgctaaaagatatgttgcatacttggtttaaaagaaaaatgattattatatgcatgaaatttataaagtgatgaaaatacgaaattttgaatgaagtgaattaattgtgactaatacgatgatacaataattcgtaaggccaaggctcaattGACTGGTGAgcgtgtcgctgatgtccccaccgcccagtactgtagttacatgtagatggatccatcgacctttaATACGAATAcggaagtcacaattaacgatctgaattcaacaaaaggaaaacgtatacgtatatgatgaaattgatatgtttatgatgatatgaaaaatgtttatgtttttgcatggttatgaaatgttattttacttaaaaatattttcactgttgcatgtgattatatacatattaattgttatcaagattatggtttgctgagtctttagactcactaggtgtgatcgatgcaggtgagtatgatgttgatgttgatgctagtggaggtcttgatagttgatcttactggactgaagttgcacataacccgaggaccagtgcTATTTTTTCTGCActtatgaaattttaagtttatgttaaagatttttacgacttttatttatgcttttgagtggtttttgagaggttgatagATTTAGCTTTATTGCTAAGTTAGGATTTGAAAATGTTTGACGATGTTATGCTTTGAATTAtttcttttagattttcaaatatagttggatgttttattttcaaaatgtgtcaaaatattttaagtatatatatgtatatcggTCGAACTACtagggtaaaaaaaaatttctagtattttttaagcaaaacgagtagtgaacgtttcagttggtatcagatcaatgttcctgtaaagggttgtgccaccgtcactgccgggaagctcagtcgtcaagcctcaaatttgtaagtttatatgctttatatgattttgtgttaatacatgcatgattacatgaataatatgtttacgtcacatttTTACTAGCTTTTTGAGAATATATGTTATACATGCTGAAAATCGCTCAAAATGGATTAGTATATgctgcatgattagaaaacatggatttaaatgcatgttggttacattTAGAATTTATAAAACGTTCAGATACAATGCTTCCTATACGTGCACCTAATACTGATAATCAAGCCGAAAATACTGAAGAACGTCAAGAGAATGCACCACCACCTCCTAATGAGAATGCTGCTACCCGTGCACTGGAGGGCATGACTCGTTTCTTTGAGCAGCAGTTTCAGCATGCTCCTAGACCACATCATGATATTTATGATCTGTTTCGGAGGCTCGGTCCGAGGGAGTTTTCTGGTACTACCGACCCTTTTGCTGTagagggttggattcgatctCTTGAGATTCACTTTCGTTATTTGAATATGGGAGACGCTAACAGAGTTAGGTGTGCCACTTACATGTTGAGAGATGATGCTTCCCTTTGGTGGGAAGGTGCGGAGCTTGGGATTGACTTGGCCACACTTACATGGGTTCGATTTAAGGAGATTTTCTATGAGAAGTACTTCACTGCTAATGTTCGAGAGCGActgaagagggagtttatgagtctccgtcagggGACACGACTGTGGCTGAGTATgtgaggaagtttgagaggggttgtcactttgtgcccctcatTGCTAGAGATCCTGCTGAAAAGATAAGGCACTTCATGGATAGACTTCGACCTACCATTCGTCGCgatgtgatgatgatgcgtccaGTGGATTATGTTGCTTCCACTACCTATGCATATCAAGCTGAGGAAGCATTgaaagatattgattttgaCATGCAACGCAAAAGACAGCAACACTAGCAGAATTCTCAGCCGAATAAGAAGTCATACATGGggcctcctagacctcaagggcagCAAAAGCCCCTAGGGCAAGCGAAGAAGCCAGGACCACCAAAACCACTACAACCTGGAGCACCAAAACCTGCAGAGAGGCTatcatgcaaggagtgcaattgcTTACATTATGGCAAATGCATGTAGGGATCTTTTAGATGCTTCATATGTAAGGAAGAAGGGCATAAAGttcattcaaaattttctaatgTTCATTTCTCTTCAACCTGTAAAAGTTGGTAGTGAATAGAAAAATAAGTCAATCAAAAAACACAGTATAACTCCAAGAGATAATATAAAATGACATAGAATAGAAATACATAGAAGAtgacacaaatttcacatttatGAGATGATATAGCGTTGAATGAAGGGCAACTACTTCAACATATTCAAAACCAAAATCCACTGATTGTTTTTtgcaatttaaaaattaatatgaacCAATGTAGTATTTTCAAATACACACAAATAATCTATTTTGATAATAAATGTCCAATTGTGCcttttttttactaatattcAAGAATACAACTGAAGTCTACATCAAAGACAGCGATGTTGGTATTTGTTCTTAAAGAAAtgtaacatttgaaaagtagtCACATGTGTTTCCATGGAAGTTAACTTTCGAATAGTCTTTCAATTATAtcttgttgaaatttgatatccttgtcgaataataaatattttgacccaCTACATTTTTTGATCatgttatatgtataattatatagatttagatttgattatatttatttttatatattcttgaattaattaaaGTCCATTAATTAACGAAGAaagataaactaaaaatatattaaatgatatatattattgaattaattaaagtcAATTAACATATatgtaatataaataaatagattatatattattgaattaatattaataattaattaatgacttAAAAGTTAATTcaaatagattatatattcttgacttaatattattaattaattaaaatctattaattaatgaagaATTTAAAAGGCAATTNtatatatatttaaatacaatttttgttattgttattgtgTATTTAACGTCCCATTATAATTATAGGATGGGAGGCCAAATTATATTATGACCAGAATCTAATCATCTATGGTTTTATTCACAGAACTTTGTCAAATGGACGGAACCGATGAAAAGCTAATATTATCACAAGGAATTGTTAATTTATGCAATTCTATGATAAACTTACCATTTCGGCAAGTTATACgtacattaaatataattttttatccgCAAGACGTTTGCCTCGTTTCTTCCGCTAGACCGATGGTGGGTTAATGCATTGGAATGTTGATGAAGTGATGCTGAGGATCGGGACCTCCGGGACTAGCCCGGTCGGGCTTGTATCGACCGTTCACATAGTCGTCACCCTCAACATCATGGTATTTCTCGACAATTATTTTTCTTCGAAACATGGCTCGAAAAGATTCCGAAACAACCATGCTCTTTGGATAAATGATCCTAGCTTCCGATCGAGCCACCATTGCCGAGAGCACTATGAAGCACACAAAGAATTTCAAAGTCATGTGGCGCATTGTATATATTCTTAGTATATTTGATGATTCAAGGCATGGGTGCAATGGGTTTAAATAGAGAGGTTTGCTTATCATGGCTTGGCAAACAAACAAATGAAAATAGGGCAACCTAGTACCCTTTTTGCTTGTGACGACTTTGTTTTTTTGTGCtaagtttttggtttttaatgTTGGCAGAAGTGAATGTCTAGTCATGACTTTTGGCCTACACAACGTCGAGACACTGAAAGGACATCGTGTAAGTACTCTGATTGAAATTAAACTTATTATTCGTCTGACCTTCGCCCATTTCTAACCATCAAAGGGTCAATATCTTGATCATTAAAACACTCCTTTTTTGGCCAAATCAATTGGTcccatttaatatattttcatgaagATATGGAAGTACCTTCGATTTACTCTAATCCCAATACCAAAAATTTAGAAatcttttttggtttttttgtatGACAATAGAACACATAGTCACTATCTCTCTGTATGTATTAAGTAAAACTATGAGGTAACATAGTAGTTTACAAAACATGCTAGTTAGGTAAGCGGCACTGAGCAAACAtgttaatttgaaaatatttcaaattttggtgATAACAAATATCATTGAGCTGTTACAGGGTCCAGTTGTTATTTGcatatatttacttgtttatAGCTGGACAATATGAAGTCAAGGCGGTCAACATTCTTGAGAAGATTCAAAGTTGAACCGTATTAGTCAAGCTGCATTCAAAACTCTAACTGAACCTCTTAGCTGATTTGATTATcgattgttgttttttttatcgATTGTTGTTTTTTTAATCTCTTTATTGACAATGTATGAGAATTCTTTGTTTAGACTATGAATAATTTGGGAtagctttatattaattataggtcttttatgagactgtctcacatatttatatatgtgagaTGGGTCGATCCGATCCATACATGtagtgaaaattaatatttttttcctgagTCGGCTCGAATAAGAAATTTGTTTCACAAATTGACTAGTACGACAATCTCATATGTATTATGCGACCTTTTCTGAAAAGAAATGGACATGATTTCGCAAGAAACCCACGACAACACTGCggaaaacatattttaaaatctataTTTGAGTTATCTAAATTAGTTATTTTGAGAAAACCATATACTATCATTTTATTATTAGTCTTTTGCTTAATGGTTCCAAGTTTCAACTATAAATTACTATTAATTTAATCAGAAGATAAAGATGGGTAATCTTTGTGGGATTACGCATAAGCGCCAAAATCATCTAtgtatattttatgtttattcacttttttttttgttagtttTTAAAGATCGAGGATCTGCTAAAGCCCGTGATCTTTGAAGTTGGTCCACTCTCCATTAAGAATCGTGTAGCGTGTTTCTTTGTCGTTTAAcgtttttcttatttattaaaaGAGTAAAAAAATTGGCAATTTAGGCACAAATTTGTGTTATTTTACTAGTTCACAAAGGCGAAGAGCCTTAGAAAAACTATGTTGGTACGTCATATGATTCCTTTTCTTTCTATCTACAACATTCTTTGTTTATATTACTTttgattttgtagtttttttggGTAACTTTACAACCAGTGTTAAAAGTACCcaaacttatttatttttcctctTAAACAGAAGAATAACAACACAAGAACCCagaaaataacaagttttattaTAAAGAATATCAGTTGGTTGAATATTAGTTGATAGaatagaaatttttattttttttttgttttgaccCACTATTCGGTAACGTAGGGGTAATtgtcaatatatttaaattttaatcgaAGAATGATTTGAAAAGATGCACAAATGACAGATTTGGAGGATTTTACCGATTCAACAACATATATAACATTCATGCTTCATGAGAACCCATACCAGACTAAGGACAATCTGAGTTATCGGCGATTACAGTAGCCAAAATACGAGTAAAAGACACGTTCATAGGCACCACTTATAGGAATGAGTCGACTATGAAAGCGCAGACGATTCCCCATATTGCGTTTTATTTCTTTCCTCTTAGTTTTGCACCAAGAGCCCGCTCAAGTTTAGAAATTATCTGCTGATTTGGAATTGCCTTCCCAGATTCATATTCCTGAATGACTTGGGGTTTCTCATTTATTAACTGCAGCAGAATAAAGTCAATCACGAAAATTTCAGTTGCCAGTTAGATGCTGACTGCAAACATGATTACGCATGTTTGTATATGATGTAGAAAAATGGATGGAAACTGGAAAGAGGAGAAATAACGAACCTGAGCAAGTTGAGACTGTGTCAGTTTCTTATCTATTCGAGCTTGCATGATAGCCTTTTTCAATTCGGTGGGAACCCTGTCATCTACGACAAAGTAAAAGTAGGACAATATGAACTTTAATGTTGATAACTCAAGTTGCACGGAGTCGTTCACTGATTATCATGACAAAATAGATATTCAAAACACTGTATTAAGTAAAAGAATCATTTCACCAGATTAAAGAAAGAACCAGAATTTTGCGCATTGTACCATCCACTTCTGCACACTGTTCAAGGAAACCCGTAGTGTTAACATGTCCAAAACTAAAATGACTCAAAACACCGAAGGAATAAAAAGAAAAGAGGCTTTTGGCTTCCAAGCGACAATGAGTACTAGGGATAGCAAGTGAATAAATAGAGTACAACACAAGGATAAGGATAGCAGAATCTGTTACTATTGGGTTGTTATCCAACTACAAAATGTTGCAGAGCCGAGCCTGTATCACATTTGAGTTTTCAATTCTTCCCGGTTTCTGCAGTTTAAGTTCAGGTTTATAAGATTTAGTTTCAATGCAAAAGCTGGATATAAGGCTTGTACCAGTATGACAAGAGGGCGAAACACGAAAAAATTGAAGAGGGCTCCAGACACAGGTGACAGCAGCTTGGTACACAAACACAAacacaaacaaaaacaaaaacaaatacaaAAGGCGGTAGAACAAGTGGATGCTTACATGTTTTTGGAATTTTGGGGGATCCAGTCATGCGCATGCATAGTCTATGTTTTTCATTAAGTTGGGTTATTCTGTGTTTTCAAATTGATCTGTGGCCTATAAGACTTGATCCAGAGTTCAAAAAAATCTATCAGAGCATTTTGTTTCGGTTTTCACATTGAGGACACAAAGGCAATAATAGGAACAGAGTATGTCAAAAGAGTTAAATCTGACCTATAAATAATTTGCCATTTCATTCATAGTATTCAACGAATGGTACAAATTTTGTTTTCTATAAATCCTCTCTCTCTTGAGCCTCCCAGGCTCAAAAGCCAGAAATTAACCGAAAGATGACTTCTCAGATTATGGACCACAAGCGAGGGCCTGAAAAAAGGTAGGTTTAAAGCAATCTAAAACAATACAACCCATTTATCACCATGGTGGGTGAGGGGCACTGTTTCAGTGTCTTGTTATTCTCGTTTTAGGCTGAAGTAGTGTAGTTTAAAGTCAGGTTATGTCCATCCAATCATCCGTCTTAAAAACAAGCAGAACCCAGAGAAGAAAAACAATTACATGGGTTAATTTCAGGCCCGATGACTCAAACATCCATTACTTTTCACACATTAGCTCGTATGATGACAAATGTTTCATATGCAAACAACATCAAGAATGAAACTACGAAACTCATGAAGTGAACATAAAGATTGAACTAATTCAACAAGATGAAACGAGAAGCAACTAAGTTCAACTCACGAGCCAAATTTTCTGTTTCCTCATCAAGTTTCCTAGTGTTCAAAGAGGTGCCGCTTGAAGCAGCCTTGTTTGTTCCCGCACTTGCTGCAATTTAATATACAGTTAGAATCAGAGAATAAATTGTCTTGGAGAAACAACACAAACAGGAAGTATAAGGGAAAATTAGACCAAATTTTAATCAAGGCATGTTCAGATTTGGTTTTACGTGTCAAAAAAATCCATACCAAATGAATAATCTAGACTTCGATAGAATGGTGCATAAGATACAACGGGTATAACAGAAACATAATAATTCTCGCAGTATGAAATGAAATTGAAAAGGAGGTTACAATTGTTTAATCAAGAAGCACACGAAACACAGGACATCACAAAAG comes from Primulina huaijiensis isolate GDHJ02 chromosome 5, ASM1229523v2, whole genome shotgun sequence and encodes:
- the LOC140976750 gene encoding multiprotein-bridging factor 1b-like, with amino-acid sequence MAGISQDWEPVVIRKKAPTAAARKDEKAVNAARRSGAEIETIKKASAGTNKAASSGTSLNTRKLDEETENLAHDRVPTELKKAIMQARIDKKLTQSQLAQLINEKPQVIQEYESGKAIPNQQIISKLERALGAKLRGKK